The following proteins are encoded in a genomic region of Magnolia sinica isolate HGM2019 chromosome 1, MsV1, whole genome shotgun sequence:
- the LOC131225298 gene encoding putative F-box/LRR-repeat protein At1g56400, whose product MDDTFSNLPEALLILIISFLPLKDAVMTSVLSKRWLNLWTNTMAIDLNEDQFLEIQRQRRLLGSGRKSWALHIKNQGRRRFAEFICQMLPCFEGPKISKFSLRFSYQTEYHYCMEEWIQFSISKKVEEIHLDLSDGDLPPNTTAFFESLFCLPDFLYAYKSLCVLNLDSCKFSPSNFQCFMTLRSLSLRRIKLPQEVIEDVIANSPFLINLSLIECFDLYYLSVSGVRLPLKKLIVRDCMPLSLGIEIYAPELQSFEYFGSMVTFYLENLVSLSNVILDFGLESKFYYYGVELSDLLHEFNHAKGLTVCSYLIQMLVQDVI is encoded by the exons ATGGATGATACGTTTAGTAATCTACCAGAAGCTCTCCTCATTCTCATCATATCTTTCTTGCCATTGAAAGATGCAGTGATGACAAGCGTGTTGTCCAAACGGTGGCTCAATCTATGGACTAATACCATGGCCATTGATCTCAACGAGGATCAATTCCTTGAGATCCAAAGGCAGCGCAGGCTTTTGGGTTCCGGCCGCAAGTCCTGGGCATTGCATATCAAGAACCAGGGGCGAAGACGGTTCGCTGAGTTCATTTGCCAAATGCTCCCTTGTTTTGAGGGACCCAAGATCTCCAAGTTTTCCCTCCGCTTCAGTTACCAGACTGAGTATCATTACTGTATGGAGGAGTGGATCCAGTTTTCAATCTCAAAAAAGGTTGAAGAAATTCACCTAGACTTGTCCGACGGCGATCTACCACCTAATACAACGGCATTCTTTGAATCCCTCTTTTGTTTGCCGGATTTTCTCTATGCGTACAAATCGCTATGTGTGCTGAATTTGGACTCATGCAAATTCTCACCCTCCAATTTCCAGTGTTTCATGACACTTAGGAGCTTGTCCCTAAGGCGGATCAAGTTACCTCAAGAGGTAATTGAGGATGTAATCGCTAATTCTCCATTTCTGATCAACCTAAGTCTTATTGAGTGTTTCGATTTGTACTACTTGAGTGTATCTGGTGTCCGATTACCGCTCAAGAAGTTGATCGTAAGGGACTGCATGCCATTGTCCCTTGGGATCGAAATCTACGCTCCGGAACTCCAATCTTTCGAGTACTTTGGGAGCATGGTGACCTTCTACTTAGAAAACTTGGTGAGTTTAAGCAATGTCATACTTGATTTTGGACTCGAAAGCAAGTTCTATTACTATGGAGTGGAGCTTAGCGACCTTCTTCATGAGTTCAATCATGCAAAGGGCTTGACTGTCTGTAGTTACCTTATCCAG atgtTAGTTCAAGATGTGATCTGA
- the LOC131249361 gene encoding uncharacterized protein LOC131249361 → MIGLVRHELPGLLCLLRSSPNLETLAIQTGFENFLDGYIFPKCALMPSEYWESLRLTFNPFQFLRMVKMEGFQGDGNEMELLKFLLEMALVLETMTIIPANRAFLEMDGGALPLIAKAVEELQNSEIASPNVEISFC, encoded by the exons ATGATCGGTCTGGTACGACATGAGCTCCCTGGGTTGCTGTGCTTGCTTAGGAGTTCCCCTAATCTCGAGACTCTTGCCATCCAAACAGGTTTTGAAAACTTTCTGGAT GGCTACATCTTTCCCAAATGTGCTCTGATGCCTAGTGAGTATTGGGAGTCATTGAGGCTAACTTTCAATCCTTTCCAATTTCTGAGGATGGTTAAAATGGAGGGCTTCCAAGGGGATGGAAATGAGATGGAGCTACTGAAATTCTTGCTAGAAATGGCGTTGGTCTTAGAGACAATGACCATCATACCGGCCAACCGTGCGTTCTTGGAAATGGATGGAGGAGCTTTGCCCTTGATTGCAAAGGCTGTGGAAGAACTTCAAAATTCTGAAATTGCCTCTCCAAACGTGGAAATATCTTTCTGCTGA
- the LOC131237936 gene encoding cysteine-rich receptor-like protein kinase 44 isoform X2 — MVNNLILKPINLVLLTILPFLLQSPVTAQEVLLAYCESGRNYTSGSRFETNLNLLLSSLTTNGSINDFYNTTSGVSPDMVYGLAQCRDDFTTEACRNCLNISAVRIIQRCPNQKDATIRRVDCVLRYSDQRFFSQLNLDDSTWDYSWSGDNVSNPVYFNQQLLSLMINLSSSASSLSSKFATGAARLNNFENIYGMVQCTRDLSETDCYSCLRSMIGRIPSCCDSKEGARLATLSCFIRHSINLFFQASPPLPPSTDVNNTTGDGVNGGEIRSLETLLFDLETLKDATDDFSDANKLGEGGFGPVYKGKLMDGQEIAVKRLARTSVQGVEELKNEVVLVAKLQHRNLVRLLGCCLEGEEKMLVYEYVHNTSLDSFLFDPIKCLELNWERRNKIIVGIARGLVYLHEDSQIKIIHRDLKASNILLDKYMNPKISDFGLARLFGGDQTHGNTSRIAGTYGYMAPEYIIHGQFSAKTDAYSFGILVLELVTGRKTIGFRESESDMDLTNYTWRLWSQGKPLELIDENLGGNYEPAEVLRCIHIGLLCVQQEATARPTMSSVLLMLDAYSVTLPAPLRPAFFIGETNMEFDLSPTDSNFHESETDKSVSSLLPLSRNEASITELHPR, encoded by the exons ATGGTGAACAATCTTATACTAAAACCCATTAATTTAGTCTTATTAACCATACTGCCATTCCTCCTTCAAAGCCCCGTTACAGCCCAGGAAGTATTACTAGCGTACTGCGAATCTGGACGCAATTACACTTCCGGTAGCAGGTTCGAGACCAATCTCAACCTCCTCCTCTCTTCTCTAACCACCAACGGCTCCATCAACGATTTCTACAACACCACCTCCGGTGTAAGTCCTGACATGGTATATGGCCTAGCGCAGTGCAGAGATGATTTCACTACTGAAGCATGCAGGAACTGCCTCAACATTTCAGCAGTGCGTATCATCCAGAGATGTCCGAACCAAAAGGACGCAACCATCCGGCGCGTCGACTGTGTTTTACGATACTCAGACCAACGGTTCTTCTCCCAACTTAATCTGGATGACAGCACCTGGGACTACTCTTGGAGTGGTGACAACGTATCTAACCCAGTTTACTTTAATCAACAGCTACTATCGCTGATGATTAATCTATCGTCTTCCGCTTCTTCCCTGTCGTCCAAGTTTGCGACAGGGGCGGCCCGTCTTAATAACTTTGAAAACATATATGGTATGGTGCAGTGCACTAGAGATTTATCAGAGACTGATTGTTATTCGTGTTTAAGATCAATGATCGGACGGATTCCGAGCTGTTGTGATTCGAAAGAAGGTGCCCGGCTTGCTACTTTAAGTTGTTTTATAAGGCACTCAATAAATCTCTTCTTTCAAGCATCGCCGCCGCTGCCGCCTTCTACAGATGTGAATAATACGACAGGAGATG GTGTAAATGGTGGAGAGATAAGGAGCTTGGAAACACTACTATTTGATTTAGAGACACTCAAAGATGCCACAGATGACTTCTCTGATGCAAATAAGCTCGGTGAAGGTGGCTTCGGTCCTGTTTACAAG gGGAAGCTAATGGATGGTCAGGAAATAGCAGTGAAAAGGCTGGCGAGAACGTCGGTGCAAGGAGTTGAAGAGCTTAAAAATGAAGTGGTGTTGGTTGCTAAACTTCAGCACAGGAACCTTGTAAGGTTGCTGGGCTGTTGCttggaaggagaagagaagatgCTTGTCTACGAATACGTTCACAACACCAGCCTCGACTCTTTTCTATTTG ATCCAATCAAATGCCTAGAACTTAATTGGGAAAGACGAAACAAGATCATCGTAGGGATCGCTCGAGGTCTTGTTTATCTCCACGAAGATTCTCAGATTAAGATCATTCATCGTGATTTAAAAGCCAGCAATATCTTGTTAGACAAATATATGAATCCTAAAATTTCAGATTTCGGTTTGGCACGCCTATTTGGTGGAGACCAAACTCATGGAAATACAAGTCGGATTGCTGGCACATA CGGATATATGGCACCCGAGTACATCATTCATGGCCAGTTTTCAGCGAAAACGGATGCATATAGCTTTGGCATTTTAGTTTTAGAGCTTGTGACAGGACGGAAGACAATTGGTTTTCGCGAATCCGAAAGTGATATGGACCTTACAAACTAT ACATGGCGGCTTTGGAGCCAAGGAAAGCCGTTGGAGCTGATCGATGAAAATCTAGGAGGAAATTACGAGCCAGCTGAGGTGCTGAGGTGCATTCACATTGGATTGTTATGTGTGCAGCAAGAAGCAACAGCGCGGCCCACCATGTCATCAGTTCTTCTCATGCTCGACGCCTACTCTGTCACCCTCCCTGCTCCTTTGCGACCTGCCTTCTTCATTGGAGAGACAAATATGGAGTTTGATTTATCCCCAACGGATTCAAATTTTCATGAAAGTGAGACGGATAAATCTGTAAGTTCACTTCTGCCACTTTCTAGGAATGAGGCATCGATTACCGAATTACACCCTCGATAG
- the LOC131237936 gene encoding cysteine-rich receptor-like protein kinase 44 isoform X1: MVNNLILKPINLVLLTILPFLLQSPVTAQEVLLAYCESGRNYTSGSRFETNLNLLLSSLTTNGSINDFYNTTSGVSPDMVYGLAQCRDDFTTEACRNCLNISAVRIIQRCPNQKDATIRRVDCVLRYSDQRFFSQLNLDDSTWDYSWSGDNVSNPVYFNQQLLSLMINLSSSASSLSSKFATGAARLNNFENIYGMVQCTRDLSETDCYSCLRSMIGRIPSCCDSKEGARLATLSCFIRHSINLFFQASPPLPPSTDVNNTTGDGKKNTTKLVIIIVVLVVVTLVLLGILCTFMYRRRKMGRKIGVNGGEIRSLETLLFDLETLKDATDDFSDANKLGEGGFGPVYKGKLMDGQEIAVKRLARTSVQGVEELKNEVVLVAKLQHRNLVRLLGCCLEGEEKMLVYEYVHNTSLDSFLFDPIKCLELNWERRNKIIVGIARGLVYLHEDSQIKIIHRDLKASNILLDKYMNPKISDFGLARLFGGDQTHGNTSRIAGTYGYMAPEYIIHGQFSAKTDAYSFGILVLELVTGRKTIGFRESESDMDLTNYTWRLWSQGKPLELIDENLGGNYEPAEVLRCIHIGLLCVQQEATARPTMSSVLLMLDAYSVTLPAPLRPAFFIGETNMEFDLSPTDSNFHESETDKSVSSLLPLSRNEASITELHPR, translated from the exons ATGGTGAACAATCTTATACTAAAACCCATTAATTTAGTCTTATTAACCATACTGCCATTCCTCCTTCAAAGCCCCGTTACAGCCCAGGAAGTATTACTAGCGTACTGCGAATCTGGACGCAATTACACTTCCGGTAGCAGGTTCGAGACCAATCTCAACCTCCTCCTCTCTTCTCTAACCACCAACGGCTCCATCAACGATTTCTACAACACCACCTCCGGTGTAAGTCCTGACATGGTATATGGCCTAGCGCAGTGCAGAGATGATTTCACTACTGAAGCATGCAGGAACTGCCTCAACATTTCAGCAGTGCGTATCATCCAGAGATGTCCGAACCAAAAGGACGCAACCATCCGGCGCGTCGACTGTGTTTTACGATACTCAGACCAACGGTTCTTCTCCCAACTTAATCTGGATGACAGCACCTGGGACTACTCTTGGAGTGGTGACAACGTATCTAACCCAGTTTACTTTAATCAACAGCTACTATCGCTGATGATTAATCTATCGTCTTCCGCTTCTTCCCTGTCGTCCAAGTTTGCGACAGGGGCGGCCCGTCTTAATAACTTTGAAAACATATATGGTATGGTGCAGTGCACTAGAGATTTATCAGAGACTGATTGTTATTCGTGTTTAAGATCAATGATCGGACGGATTCCGAGCTGTTGTGATTCGAAAGAAGGTGCCCGGCTTGCTACTTTAAGTTGTTTTATAAGGCACTCAATAAATCTCTTCTTTCAAGCATCGCCGCCGCTGCCGCCTTCTACAGATGTGAATAATACGACAGGAGATG GAAAGAAGAATACAACGAAATTGGTTATTATAATCGTCGTCCTTGTGGTTGTTACATTAGTTCTACTCGGCATCCTATGCACTTTTATGTACAGAAGgaggaaaatgggaagaaaaatTG GTGTAAATGGTGGAGAGATAAGGAGCTTGGAAACACTACTATTTGATTTAGAGACACTCAAAGATGCCACAGATGACTTCTCTGATGCAAATAAGCTCGGTGAAGGTGGCTTCGGTCCTGTTTACAAG gGGAAGCTAATGGATGGTCAGGAAATAGCAGTGAAAAGGCTGGCGAGAACGTCGGTGCAAGGAGTTGAAGAGCTTAAAAATGAAGTGGTGTTGGTTGCTAAACTTCAGCACAGGAACCTTGTAAGGTTGCTGGGCTGTTGCttggaaggagaagagaagatgCTTGTCTACGAATACGTTCACAACACCAGCCTCGACTCTTTTCTATTTG ATCCAATCAAATGCCTAGAACTTAATTGGGAAAGACGAAACAAGATCATCGTAGGGATCGCTCGAGGTCTTGTTTATCTCCACGAAGATTCTCAGATTAAGATCATTCATCGTGATTTAAAAGCCAGCAATATCTTGTTAGACAAATATATGAATCCTAAAATTTCAGATTTCGGTTTGGCACGCCTATTTGGTGGAGACCAAACTCATGGAAATACAAGTCGGATTGCTGGCACATA CGGATATATGGCACCCGAGTACATCATTCATGGCCAGTTTTCAGCGAAAACGGATGCATATAGCTTTGGCATTTTAGTTTTAGAGCTTGTGACAGGACGGAAGACAATTGGTTTTCGCGAATCCGAAAGTGATATGGACCTTACAAACTAT ACATGGCGGCTTTGGAGCCAAGGAAAGCCGTTGGAGCTGATCGATGAAAATCTAGGAGGAAATTACGAGCCAGCTGAGGTGCTGAGGTGCATTCACATTGGATTGTTATGTGTGCAGCAAGAAGCAACAGCGCGGCCCACCATGTCATCAGTTCTTCTCATGCTCGACGCCTACTCTGTCACCCTCCCTGCTCCTTTGCGACCTGCCTTCTTCATTGGAGAGACAAATATGGAGTTTGATTTATCCCCAACGGATTCAAATTTTCATGAAAGTGAGACGGATAAATCTGTAAGTTCACTTCTGCCACTTTCTAGGAATGAGGCATCGATTACCGAATTACACCCTCGATAG
- the LOC131225379 gene encoding uncharacterized protein LOC131225379, with translation MYDNDGDRKKNCPNGVKLEDWVKFVDYESTKEAKSRRGKGKESRSEMKFPHTTGRRGSARTAELIELSITTEKIKDIVANDPACIHNDLNHDPVAQVCGLDKRGRVRGLGHIAKTTIIASTPYINEIREGKGEIAEVKASIIVLKEQMENKINECKDMILTIGERLLEVQNQINTPVQPMQCSPSTAGSQSAPPPLLRVEQICHLTDICSRVVARGRLIRDNAGIPPDCIKVILDVVEVPSANVFGDIEKTLADCDVGDVLVWPRVLTKT, from the exons ATGTATGATAATGATGGAGACAGGAAAAAAAATTGCCCTAATGGCGTAAAGCTAGAAGATTGGGTCAAATTCGTTGATTACGAATCTACAAAAGAGGCAAAGTCTCGTcgtggaaagggaaaggaatcCAGAAGCGAAATGAAGTTCCCTCACACGACTGGGCGACGGGGATCTGCTAGGACGGCagagttgatt GAGCTGAGCATCACAacggaaaaaataaaagacataGTTGCCAATGACCCGGCTTGtatacataatgatttaaatCATGACCCGGTTGCAcag gtttgtggtcttgataaaagaggacgtgtaagggggttgggtcatattgcaaaaactaccattattgcttcaaccccttacattaatgaaattagagaaggaaagggCGAAATTGCTGAGGTTAAAGCATCGATAATTGTATTAAAAGAGCAAATGGAAAATAAGATCAACGAGTGCAAGGACATGATATTGACCATTGGAGAACGTTTGCTTGAAGTTCAGAATCAAATAAATACTCCAGTTCAACCAATGCAATGCTCTCCAAGCACTGCTGGTTCTCAG TCAGCTCCACCTCCACTTCTACGGGTGGAACAAATCTGTCATTTGACAGATATTTGTAGTCGAGTTGTTGCACGTGGGCGTCTGATTAGAGATAATGCAGGCATCCCTCCAGATTGCATCAAAGTTATATTGGATGTTGTTGAAGTTCCCAGTGCGAATGTGTTTGGTGACATTGAGAAGACGTTAGCCGATTGCGACGTGGGTGACGTTCTCGTTTGGCCTAGAGTGCTGACGAAAACATAA
- the LOC131225475 gene encoding uncharacterized protein LOC131225475 → MMRTYKKYVTNQTYPEGCIVERYILEESMMYCMDYMPDKMLGSHKRVKKIFYDEGDDNADNFQIDKKGKSYLLTNVQYQQARRWVLQHHAENAQWLGKYNEYIHGQTRKGQNRRGNPSVQKEVDYNAWLREQLENEEMSQFKRIATGPSYNATSYRRFRRNIKEEDEPFIHASQAAQVFYCKDPTRDDWHVVLDVPKRLTKDAYAFEDPLVFEARLTAGSSSHSLVDDLYEPTSEDIQEGSYVEIVSSNPRIQKRKRN, encoded by the exons atgatgagaacatacaaaaAGTATGTGACGAATCAAACTTATCCAGAGGGTTGTATTGTTGAACGCTACATACTGGAAGAGTCCATGATGTACTGCATGGACTACATGCCTGATAAGATGTTAGGAAGCcataagagagtgaaaaagatatTCTATGATGAGGGTGATGATAATGCCGATAATTTCCAAAtcgataaaaaaggaaaaagttatcTTCTTACTAATGTGCAATATCAACAAGCACGCAGATGGGTATTACAACATCACGCTGAAAATGCTCAATGGCTGGG GAAGTACAATGAATACATTCATGGCCAAACACGTAAGGGACAAAACAGGAGGGGCAATCCGTCGGTACAAAAAGAAGTAGACTACAATGCTTGGTTAAGGGAACAATTAGAGAATGAAGAAATGTCACAATTTAAGAGAATCGCTACTGGTCCTAGCTACAATGCCACATCATACA GAAGGTTTAGAAGGAATATCAAGGAAGAGGATGAGCCATTTATACATGCATCTCAGGCGGCTCAAGTCTTCTATTGCAAGGATCCGACAAGAGATGACTGGCATGTTGTATTAGATGTTCCGAAGCGACTAAcaaaagatgcatatgcatttgaggaTCCGCTAGTGTTTGAGGCCAGGTTGACTGCAGGTTCCTCGAGCCATTCCTTAGTAGATGATCTGTATGAACCAACTAGTGAAGATATACAAGAAGGGTCATATGTAGAAATTGTGTCAAGTAACCCACGTATTCAGAAGCGAAAAAGAAACTGA
- the LOC131225557 gene encoding uncharacterized protein LOC131225557, which produces MASMTPCKNWMRAGRLTVEYMEGVVTFLKYVKQNSNGEDWHSCPCAKCCNIRGKMTLETISEHLVFNGIDQTYTTWFLHGEQRLETSASTFVDNRNEDVLPRMVDLVNDAFGHFQPIELDACMDEVNNGDDIEAHDELGDEARYRKLMEDAKQPLYPSCKPEHTKLSVTVELLSMKARFRWSDNSFTELLNLLKKILPNENSLPNSTYNAMSLISSLGMNYETIHACPNDCILYWKDHVDKQCCPKCGASRWKFNSVVRSTAPHVPCKVLRYFPLTPRLKRLYTIPEIAENMIWHSKSAQDDIYMRHPVDSSMWKIVDEKYADFAAEPRNVRLGLATDGFNPFGNMSNSYSCWPVMIVTYNLPPHLCMRKEFTMLTLLIPGKKGPGHDIDVYLQPLIAELLELWK; this is translated from the coding sequence ATGGCTTCCATGACACCATGCAAGAACTGGATGCGGGCAGGAAGGTTAACTGTTGAATACATGGAAGGTGTTGTAACATTTCTAAAGTACGtgaaacaaaattcaaatggggaAGACTGGCACAGCTGTCCTTGTGCCAAGTGTTGTAATATACGTGGGAAGATGACATTAGAAACCATTTCCGAACACTTGGTTTTTAATGGCATAGATCAAACGTACACGACATGGTTTCTCCATGGGGAACAACGTCTTGAAACAAGTGCGAGTACATTTGTCGATAATCGTAATGAAGATGTGTTGCCCAGAATGGTCGATTTGGTGAATGATGCTTTCGGTCATTttcaacccattgagttagatgcatgcatggatgaggtTAATAATGGAGATGATATTGAAGCTCATGATGAATTAGGCGATGAGGCTCGGTATAGGAAGTTAATGGAGGATGcaaaacaacccctatatccatcgtgtaaacCAGAGCATACAAAGTTGTCTGTGACAGTGGAGTTGCTGAGTATGAAGGCTAGGTTTCGTTGGTCAGACAATAGCTTTACAGAGTTATTAAACTTGCTCAAGAAAATTTTGCCCAACGAGAACTCTTTGCCAAATAGTACTTATAATGCAATGAGCCTGATCAGTTcattgggtatgaactatgagacAATACATGCATGCCCTAACGATTGTATTTTGTACTGGAAGGACCATGTTGATAAGCAGTGTTGTCCAAAATGTGGAGCAAGTAGATGGAaatttaatagtgttgtaaggtcAACCGCCCCACATGTACCTTGTAAGgtgctaaggtacttcccattaacaCCGAGGTTAAAAAGACTTTACACTATACCAGAGATTGCAGAGAATATGATATGGCATTCAAAGTCGGCTCAAGATGATATTTACATGCGTCATCCAGTGGATTCGTCTATGTGGAAGATTGTTGATGAAAAGTATGCTGATTTTGCTGCGGAGCCACGTAACGTTCGTTTAGGACTTGCAACGGATGGATTCaatccttttgggaatatgagcaattcatatagttgctggcctgTTATGATTGTTACGTATAATCTCCcgcctcatttatgcatgcggaAGGAGTTTACCATGTTAACACTTTTGATCCCTGGAAAAAAAGGTCCAGGACATGACATTGACGTTTACTTGCAACCGTTGATTGCAGAGTTGCTTGAATTATGGAAATGA